The genomic stretch ggctgatgaacacaaatatctataagcacatatctccacaaaatgtagtggaacatcttcacagaagagtggaggaaattagaagagtaaattgggactaaatgttaaatgcgatgctcaaaaaccacatactgtacttgtgacccaatacttttggcaatacagttTTTCAAATGCTCACTTTAGAGAGATGAAGATGATGTAGGAGATGTTACCTTGCTACACCACCGTAGTCGAGTCCTTCCTCCCCGGGGAAGATGATCCACAGTCTTCGGCGAAGGTCTTGTGGACTTATGCTCATTATCTAACACAGATGGTGtcgtttaaatatttaaataaccgAGTAACACgcagcaaaacacacaaaacttcTGTAATTACAATCAAGCAGTAACACTGATCAATTCAGagaatctttattttaattactaaacCATCCACCAGGATCTGATGATGAATATTAGACTAACCTGCTGGAAAGAGTCTTCGAACAGCGACTTGCGGCTCACCGTGATCTTGATGTGCTGCTGCATCGCTAATTGCTACAACAAAGgattaaatgacaataaatcagAAAAACGAAATGGCACTTTTATTCTGTTTGGGTTAAATATCAGTCACTGTGTGTATTGGATGTGTTTCTTTAACATTAGAGGTAACGAATACAAACCTGACACCAGAATTTGAAGTACTGGACTTTGGCTTTGAAGTCGCGCACGTAGGTGATCTGAGGGCCGTTTTCACTGAGGAGGAagtacataaaacacacacacggatacCAAAATGAGGCGTTAAGATATAAAACGATCCCATTTAAACGTCTAAGGAGTGAAATCGCAGTCCTGCTCATAATCTTATACTGTGACTGAAATATTATTGCATCTCGGATAATTGATGATGAGATTCAAACCGTGTTTCAGgtgaaatataaatgtaatcgACTCCTTATTTTGCATGGTGACTATGAAATTAGACAAATGAATGTAAagcaacagtgtgtgtgtgtgtgtgtgtgtgtgtgtgtgtgtgtgtgtgtgtgtgtgtgcgcgcagatCAAGTCAGAACAAACTTTAGTGCTTTGTAACAGGTTCTTCCTGTAATACGACTTTCAGTGTGAGggaatttattttactgtacacAAAGAGACAGGAGGTATGAAATAAATCATGCGGTGTCGAGGTTTTATAGGACGATAATAGGCGGCGGCTGAACCCTGACGTTTTCCTGTAAAACAACATGCCATgcgtattatttattaaagaacgACACGTCATAACTCTGTTAAACAGTGACGCGATTGTGACACGGGTGCACACTCGCTTACGttctagcagctataaacgctcATTCCTGCACTTTATTATGACGttacaaaacagtttaaacctgAAACGTGTATGTCatcaattattacattaataaacTTGTTACAAAGCACAGGctcctttttattaatgaggcaTAAACATCTAACAGAAAGCTTCACACTAGCTTAGCTTTTGTAAGTTTAACATTCTTAGATTTTTAAGAAACATCAGTGAAAATTGTTTGTAAATGTGCTATAAAAATCAAATTTGACTTGACCTTTGATCCCTACTATATCGCTGTGTGACTGTTACATTCGTATAgcgtatacattatatatatacagtgtataaagtgaTCATTGTGAATGTGGGTGTGATAAAGGCTCACAGGGATGATTTTCCTGTCCGCGGGTCGATGTAGGTGGTGGTTTTTCTGTTGTGATCAACGAAGTATGGAATCCCCTCCACTGTAAACCTCATCTCCCAGCCCTCAGGCAGCGGCTTCTCATTCAGCAGCCTGGACAACAAACCAAAGGAAAGAATTCAAAGGCTAAGCGAATGTAAATGTGGTACAACGTGAATTCCTttcgttttttttgtctggattTTTCCACCATTTTTGTCTCATTCTCTCTAATTCTCTCTTATCATAGGCTAAGGCTAGCATGTGCTTCCTCTGAGACGCATTTTCTGCATCTGTATCAAACTGCTGCAtcccagggttttttttcacgTTTCTCAGCTCACAGATCAGTTCATACAGGTATGCTTATTAGAATATTAAGCCACGCCCAAATTTATTTATGGTTGGTCTAAATGCCATTGTGCCATCGAGACTTgtatattgcatttatttatttacaaatgaaagaaaaaaaggaaatcattcACTCCTGACCCTTGATTGCGAGGATCCTCCCACTGCGTGGTGCGAGTCAGGTGGTGCACAAAATAAATTCGGCCGTTAGGGTCCGTTTTCTTCTCTGaaagacaaataaatgcaaTCTTTTAGAAACTGAATCTGGAAATCAATGCTGGAATCCTGACCTATAAGTGTcctataatatatattagagaacatattaaacatattagAGAAAACTAACTTTACTGTAAAAcattggtatttatttatttttttaccccaTCCGTGTGGCAGTGGTCCGAGTGGGTCATACTCTTTATTCTGAGCAGGTCCAGCCTGATCCTGCAcgttcacaacacacacacaggttcaagaaaaaggagaaaagcagAACATTGCAAGAGATTGATTCTTATTGGTTATTTGCAAATTTGGGATTAAGCCATGACATTGTTATCTTTGGTGTCACGTTAGATGTTCGTATATCATGAGCTGAGATGGGGATAATGATGTGTAATGTAaaagtgtacgtgtgtgtgtgttgctcctTACGCTGTAGATGAAGCGCTGATTAAACTGATGCATGGCCCCCTCTAACCGGTTCCTCTGGTGCTGCCACTGTTCGTAGTTGCGCACCGTCTCCACAGTGGGACGCTGCCACGTCGTCGTCCTGCTCATGTGGTCCACAAAGTACACGCGTCCTGATTGGTCCAGGCGCAGCTCCCAACTGTGAAGCACAACACAACATGTTAGTGTGTTCAGGCAGCTGAGGACGAACCCTAACCCTGGTTTTTACTGCAATTTCACTtctaaaaatagaataattCCAATTGAATGCAGTCAGATCTCAGTATAGATCCTCATTAGacatttctttcttctctcagtTCTGTAACCATCAGAATCTAAAGCTGTACCCAGGAGGCAGAGCCTCGGGTCTCTCCCACGACGTCCTCTTCCCCACATGGTCCACAAAGTATATGCGGCCGCTCGCGTCCACTCGCTGCTCCCACCTGAAACCGCATGCGTATAtcgttatttttttaaatatctgcatGCTTTTACCTCGGCGAAACGAAAAGTTTAACGATCTTCTGATTGTTGGAGGAGCACACAAACATCTGAAATTCACGTGAGCTTCCTGGCCATTACATCGGATTTCATCTCAGCATTGATTTCGCACACTGACACAAAACTTGGCAGCTTCAGGCTTCAGCTTCACGGCTAACATCCATGACAAAGGTTATAAtaacatgctgtaaatgtgtatgtatttatctGCTATTGTTGTTCCTCTTAAATATTAGATTTGTCTCATATTATCTGAGATTCAGCTGTGATTGCTAAAGCATCGGTTGTGGAGTGAATGTAAACATGTGGCTCACTGAGTCTGGGCGCTTGGCCCCTGAAAATGCCTCTGAATGTTTTTCGTGACCTGATGCCAGAGTTAAGCCTTGCTACagtaggtgagtgtgtgtttgtagtgtttagTGCTGACAGATAAAAATTAGTCTCTGGTGtctttttaatcaaataaaaagcaaGATCTGGTTTTGTTACAGGTCTCTTATGGCTCAATgggccaggtgtgtgtgtgtgtgtgtgtgtgtgtgtgtgtgtgtgtgtgtgctctgttgCTGTTTTCAGGTTCGAGTCTTGTCCTAGacacactttatattaaattctTTTGCAGGTggtttaaaacaaaagataaaccCACAAAACACGCAGGAAGTTCACTACAGTTTGTGGTTCAGTGGCCAGTCCCTTGCAACAGGAAGTGAGGCTTGAACCAGTGACTGCTGAGAAATGAGGCAAGAGCTTCATCACTGCGCCATAACACTTTACAAACCCATGCTACAAGAACACCTTATCAAACTGAATCCTGAAGAAAGGCACAAAACTCTATCAGCTCAACGTGTTAAACCCTGTGCTTTGGTGAAGCTGCTGATCGTGTTTTAAATCCTGTTCCAGGTGATAAAAATCCTTCTCTCACTGCTTGTTTCTTTCTCAATATTTTGTCGCTCAGTGGGTGTAAAACAGATAAAGATAAACCACCCCCAAAAAAAGCAGTGTAATTGTGTAGAACAtgtggctttgtggtaaaagccttgcatCTGAGCTTAGAGGTTGCAGGTTTGAATCTAGCTTGTCTTCACACTGTGAGGGTTGTATGGAGGAAGGAATTGGTGTGGTGAAATGAAGGATGAAGAATGTGGTGCTTCCAACCCCAAATCAAGAGAAAGGCTGGTTGGGCTGAGAACAAGACATTGGTGTTACAATCTCTTAAATAAGTTGAGGTAATAGTTTTGGATATATAGAGCAATTTCAGCAAGAACCTGAGTCAAAACGCCATCAACCTGATGCATAAACCACCTGTTTATTTACTCCTGGGGAGCAGATGCCCAGATATAATGAACAGGTTTATGACTGTGCCATCTTGAGAACCACATTTCTTTTGGGCTATTTTTTTCCGATGCTGAAATTTGGCATGAATCATCATCAGTTCTCTCAGATTGGTTTGCCCATTTTGGTGCAACAAAATCTGACAGCAAATCcaccaaacaggaagtgagactCTATCTCAGACAGCATCTTCCTGTAACTCCAGGTGTAGAATTATTTAATCCAGTGGTAACATAATGAATCTGTttgcatgtgtatgtgcattACCCTGGTGGCAGAGGCCCCGTGTTGGTGATGGGCATCCGGGTGGGCAAAGAAGCAACAGGAATGGCAGGAGGAGGTTCAGGGTTGGTTTTAGGGACCTGCACCAAAGTCTCTGGCTGAGCAGAGTTGCTGCTGTCTGTGACTGTAGAACCTGCTTGGaatgctgggaaaaaaaaaaagatgcaaaatcAAAATAATGATGAAACCTGAGAAGTGTATTTGGGTGTAGGAGAGGATCACCATACATCACTATGAACACCTACCCGGAGAAGACACTGGGCGTTGTGGGGTGGGCGGCGGTGGTCGAGAGGGTCTGGGTGGCCTCTGGGGTCGTGACACACGATTCGACATAGACGGTGAGCTGGATCCATTGACCACACGTCTGCTGAGAAGGTCCAACACGCTTGGAGAACTCTCTCTGCTTCTCCtgacattaaaacacacaccgCTGAGTGACTGATTACAGTTTATAACCAACTGTGTTACATGTCATGTGTTACACATTGCTAAAGGTTACCTTGTGCTGACGTCCTCGTTATTCTGCGACTCTCCGTTTGTGGTGCCTGGAAGAGAACTTTTATCAGTATCTTAGATCAGATttaaattataatcataatactGGTgttaagaaatttccccactgtgggacgaataaaggtatatcttatcatGATAATAAATACAGATCATTACACTGTGGTTGGAAACTATggttacaaaaataattttagggCTGGGTAATACGACACGTCACAAATATTGTTGCGATATCGTGATTTCTTTTTGACTCACTCTGGTTGTTAGCCTCAGCGGTGGTAAATGCCGCCGGGTCGACCTGCAGGCCGtccagacacacagacagatctCCAACAACATCTGTCTGCTCACTGTCTGAGCACAATGACAACGTCTGCTTCACgtcacacactgtatacacaaacacaaaacaagatTTCAGGAGGAGGAAATTCAGACTGATTAATTCACATACTTGATTTTTGACACTGCAGTCGgtataaattataatgaataCGTGTACCAATagatgtgcgtgtgtgtcatGACACACTGCCCGGATGGGAAACCGAAATTCTGCGTATGATTAACGTGTGACGTTCAGGACCTGTTCGTGAAAAGGAACTATAAAAGTTTCCTGGAAAGGAAAGGGTGTAACCGACCAGCAAAGTAGTGAGTCAGTTGAATTGTATTGTACATATGTACTGGTAGTTAAACCAGAATGtgaatatatacaatacatacatgAACTTATCTTGTGTTCAAATTattagaattaaattttttatccaatctatttttattaaactgacTTCCTTTtggttttcctttattttcatgGCAAATTCTCCCATAATGCATTTTATCCTGCATCTGACCTACAGTGCAAACAGGTGGAGATGTGTGCTTAGCTCACGTCCCTCGTTACACTCACAGCATTGAAATGAAGTTCAGCAGGTCACACCAGTTCGCTGTGACACTCTGAAAACTGTTTGCaatgcgcacacacaaacagatgcgGCTCACACACACgcggctcacacacacacacacacacacacacacacacacacacacacacacacacacacacagctcaaacacacacacggggctcacggcacacacacacacgactaaccgctcacacacacacacacacggggctcttggcacacacacacacacacacacacagctctcacacac from Silurus meridionalis isolate SWU-2019-XX chromosome 16, ASM1480568v1, whole genome shotgun sequence encodes the following:
- the itchb gene encoding itchy E3 ubiquitin protein ligase b isoform X1 — its product is MASSIPKPSPGNGHPMKAQLQITGISAKLKDSKKNWFGPSLYVEVAVDGQSKKTEKCSNTHNPKWKNPQTVIVTPFSKLNFRLWSQKPLKSDLLGTATLDISEMLKSNDMKLCDVKQTLSLCSDSEQTDVVGDLSVCLDGLQVDPAAFTTAEANNQSTTNGESQNNEDVSTRRSRESSPSVLDLLSRRVVNGSSSPSMSNRVSRPQRPPRPSRPPPPTPQRPVSSPAFQAGSTVTDSSNSAQPETLVQVPKTNPEPPPAIPVASLPTRMPITNTGPLPPGWEQRVDASGRIYFVDHVGKRTSWERPEALPPGWELRLDQSGRVYFVDHMSRTTTWQRPTVETVRNYEQWQHQRNRLEGAMHQFNQRFIYSDQAGPAQNKEYDPLGPLPHGWEKKTDPNGRIYFVHHLTRTTQWEDPRNQGLLNEKPLPEGWEMRFTVEGIPYFVDHNRKTTTYIDPRTGKSSLENGPQITYVRDFKAKVQYFKFWCQQLAMQQHIKITVSRKSLFEDSFQQIMSISPQDLRRRLWIIFPGEEGLDYGGVAREWFFLVSHEVLNPMYCLFEYAGKDNYCLQINPASSINPDHLKYFRFIGRFIAMALFHGKFIDTGFSLPFYKRILNKPLALKDLESIDPEFYNSLIWIKDNNIEECGLEMFFSVDKDILGEITTHDLKPGGGDIQVTEENKEEYIRLVAEWRLSRGVEEQTQAFFEGFNEVLPQQYLQYFDAKELEVLLCGMQEIDLADWQKHTIYKHYTRTSKQIVWFWQLVKEMDNEKRMRLLQFVTGTCRLPVGGFTDLMGSNGPQKFCVEKTGKENWLPRSHTCFNRLDLPPYKSYEQLKEKLLFAIEETEGFGQE
- the itchb gene encoding itchy E3 ubiquitin protein ligase b isoform X2, yielding MTSPLCDVKQTLSLCSDSEQTDVVGDLSVCLDGLQVDPAAFTTAEANNQSTTNGESQNNEDVSTRRSRESSPSVLDLLSRRVVNGSSSPSMSNRVSRPQRPPRPSRPPPPTPQRPVSSPAFQAGSTVTDSSNSAQPETLVQVPKTNPEPPPAIPVASLPTRMPITNTGPLPPGWEQRVDASGRIYFVDHVGKRTSWERPEALPPGWELRLDQSGRVYFVDHMSRTTTWQRPTVETVRNYEQWQHQRNRLEGAMHQFNQRFIYSDQAGPAQNKEYDPLGPLPHGWEKKTDPNGRIYFVHHLTRTTQWEDPRNQGLLNEKPLPEGWEMRFTVEGIPYFVDHNRKTTTYIDPRTGKSSLENGPQITYVRDFKAKVQYFKFWCQQLAMQQHIKITVSRKSLFEDSFQQIMSISPQDLRRRLWIIFPGEEGLDYGGVAREWFFLVSHEVLNPMYCLFEYAGKDNYCLQINPASSINPDHLKYFRFIGRFIAMALFHGKFIDTGFSLPFYKRILNKPLALKDLESIDPEFYNSLIWIKDNNIEECGLEMFFSVDKDILGEITTHDLKPGGGDIQVTEENKEEYIRLVAEWRLSRGVEEQTQAFFEGFNEVLPQQYLQYFDAKELEVLLCGMQEIDLADWQKHTIYKHYTRTSKQIVWFWQLVKEMDNEKRMRLLQFVTGTCRLPVGGFTDLMGSNGPQKFCVEKTGKENWLPRSHTCFNRLDLPPYKSYEQLKEKLLFAIEETEGFGQE